One part of the Trypanosoma brucei brucei TREU927 chromosome 4, complete sequence genome encodes these proteins:
- a CDS encoding protein phosphatase 2C, putative (similar to Protein phosphatase 2C homolog 3 (EC 3.1.3.16) (PP2C-3). (Swiss-Prot:Q09173) [Schizosaccharomyces pombe]), giving the protein MLLHGPLAERFNRGASDCHKQMQPSVTLPLMHVRFVSSAKLPQCPVTLDPVVAGPKPIDGPDQQQQQPQRTFVPFKDRLRSTNFSRGEKSDRSATLCGSSVTSQQLSKDAGSLSVSFSTACWRLASSASVRSGDGSPMNNDDGGGGCRTQGQPLRLPTYTGTQQGTSQTTARKQTSKLSFKDRQRSSVSNNHSVSAGEEGSGRDAEPPCNESNTYTPANALTSNDGGQQKHYQRKFKARVQTGALAPPLPPGAPPLLLPGTASPSANYVNYCCHSEQWKDGEAEGTELDNTNNSSERRRDKMLPRASSTRRGSAPRASAETLPPVVDASIPMTDEGGGRLNPSCGGGGGGKHYGDRVGAGGNEGEARDVFSFLPISPRIAAEFPAAEEGSALAATRGNRRRSGFSSLFFSMLKPLKVEYQLPFLVQPSIPLDDETVDEPFGLGSSDCSLTDEGLESLTHSLTSGVGVVETEEHVFIPHYELLKEGRSRAEVILSTVRAVCSGLNLSVLSAPPDTIASCRKCDEGGADETKAADPSPCGRSGRADRRHTREGGVGLSQSSSTNEDTKSVSNVGTIIASEEDDCFTFGVVSTSYPLFPTEDQDKSDCKVAARLLFNAEKGVMLISAEDEVKKYMNKPLKAGTPNGRAEGGKGARCSFERSNIGVSRDSAVQERPQQAQQKGIEKRQEEEEGEETEGLLWRYGGNQESGTLDATLVLPSHGTEKDSTRDRNAFYEEDGSVSRCTCTQQLITKDARGVDYSRYHAHKLYHHCKCCDRRPASFLCLHCLTALCPSHVTRHYNDSIPAVGKSKRGASSVCETMDDEETGRNAVGACSLFINILDIMTSFDRVYWCEPCQSFTWRYTEVYDPLVDQLAATRGTYLEDPVRDIACVGYEVQIKCYGEAQPSFCGRTSAHSSVLRDRPLVNRNALQTDIALFYPPNAGQDVTPTEGGSAAISGTIECGLGSPRLVGSASPLPRCSAMEDTLHVGVTAPKLISLGAKVQGWRATQEDAEAAFVISIPCLSDTPDTGADDDKAEETIAARESNDAVAMAVFCVFDGHGGDAVAKLAASRFESHLRKAVCSVRHDEAEASAVLRRVDQESTTPQYSVSEASPLRPRESGCFPQLSSNDVNSGAALGDVGVRSVSNVTVEMVRQLTEGSADKSVARGSAADHSETSDTCHGLSASPTVSRREMEALRLYFAGIMEEALLSLDDELRSSDEGRRGDYNCTGCTACVVGITTNFILCANIGDSGAAFYTPQDIVPISITHRTTDPGERARINAAGYTLVEHRIEGLLAVSRALGDYDFKQCGGRGPREQAVTAVPDVTIMPVPPAAAVGRWGVVVACDGVWDTLTPHQVHHAIMNTPNDLEVASSATEVVIRAREMAYASQKEGDKSHINTEKYRCGADGERENGGSKTVDNVWGGKCCHGGASGASIDALLLTSAAGIFAQCVAPVDNEEGVGMDNCSLFLIEQR; this is encoded by the coding sequence ATGTTACTTCACGGTCCTCTGGCCGAACGGTTCAATCGTGGGGCGAGTGATTGCCATAAGCAGATGCAACCCTCAGTAACTCTTCCGCTGATGCACGTGCGCTTCGTTTCATCCGCTAAGCTGCCGCAGTGCCCGGTAACTCTTGATCCAGTAGTTGCAGGACCAAAACCAATTGATGGACCtgatcaacaacagcagcaaccacaaaGGACGTTTGTGCCATTCAAAGATCGTCTGCGGTCGACTAATTTTtcaaggggagaaaaatcAGATCGCTCGGCAACATTGTGTGGCTCAAGCGTTACTTCGCAGCAGCTCTCAAAGGATGCTGGTAGCCTCAGCGTGAGCTTCAGCACCGCGTGTTGGAGGCTTGCTTCTAGTGCTAGTGTTCGTAGTGGGGACGGAAGTCCAATGAATAATGACGATGGCGGCGGTGGGTGTAGAACTCAGGGCCAACCCTTGCGGTTGCCTACATATACTGGAACACAGCAGGGAACGTCGCAGACGACAGCGAGAAAACAGACGTCGAAACTGTCCTTCAAGGACCGTCAACGGTCCAGCGTGTCGAACAATCATTCGGTCTCTGCTGGGGAAGAAGGTAGTGGTAGAGATGCAGAGCCGCCGTGCAACGAATCGAACACATACACGCCGGCGAATGCGCTGACGAGCAACGATGGAgggcaacaaaaacattatCAACGCAAGTTCAAAGCACGCGTTCAGACAGGAGCACTCGCACCGCCACTGCCACCGGGGGCGCCACCACTTTTGCTTCCAGGCACCGCTTCACCCTCTGCGAACTATGTGAACTACTGTTGTCACAGCGAGCAGTGGAAGGATGGCGAGGCGGAAGGGACAGAGTTGGATAACACCAACAATAGCAGCGAGCGTCGACGGGACAAGATGCTCCCACGGGCTAGTTCGACGAGACGAGGGTCTGCCCCAAGAGCATCAGCCGAAACGTTGCCGCCTGTGGTAGATGCATCCATTCCCATGACAGATGAAGGGGGCGGGCGGCTGAACCCATcgtgtggtggtggtggtggtggtaaaCACTATGGTGATAGGGTGGGGGCAGGAGGAAACGAGGGAGAAGCCAGGGATGTATTCTCCTTTCTACCGATTTCGCCTAGAATTGCTGCGGAGTTTCCGGCGGCTGAGGAAGGCTCGGCGCTTGCCGCAACACGCGGGAACAGGAGGCGAAGTGGGTTTTCTAGCCTGTTTTTCTCCATGCTGAAGCCACTGAAGGTGGAGTACCAGCTACCCTTCCTGGTGCAACCATCAATACCGCTGGATGACGAAACTGTGGACGAGCCGTTTGGCCTTGGGAGCTCGGACTGCTCGTTAACGGATGAAGGACTCGAATCCCTCACACACAGTCTCACGTCGGGCGTTGGAGTTGTCGAGACGGAGGAGCACGTTTTCATTCCACACTATGAGCTACTGAAAGAGGGACGGTCACGAGCGGAGGTGATACTTAGTACTGTGCGTGCGGTGTGCTCCGGTCTCAATCTGAGCGTGCTCTCTGCTCCACCGGACACTATTGCTTCGTGTAGGAAGTGTGATGAAGGTGGTGCTGATGAAACCAAAGCTGCCGATCCTTCCCCATGTGGTCGGTCGGGTAGGGCTGATAGGCGACACACCAGGGAGGGAGGTGTGGGCCTAAGCCAGTCCTCAAGCACAAATGAAGACACGAAAAGTGTTAGCAACGTGGGAACAATAATTGCTTCGGAGGAAGATGACTGCTTCACGTTTGGCGTGGTATCCACATCGTATCCCCTCTTTCCCACGGAAGACCAAGACAAAAGTGATTGCAAAGTGGCTGCACGGCTGTTGTTTAATGCAGAAAAGGGAGTCATGCTTATCTCCGCGGAGGATGAAGTGAAAAAGTACATGAATAAGCCTCTGAAAGCAGGGACTCCTAATGGAAGGGCAGAAGGCGGCAAAGGAGCGCGGTGTAGTTTTGAAAGGAGCAACATCGGTGTCAGTAGAGATTCAGCTGTACAAGAACGTCCCCAGCAGGCACAACAGAAAGGAATTGAGAAGAggcaagaagaggaagaaggagaagagaCTGAGGGGTTGCTTTGGCGATACGGCGGCAACCAAGAGTCGGGAACGTTGGATGCAACATTAGTTTTGCCATCCCATGGGACGGAGAAGGACTCCACACGGGATCGGAATGCATTCTACGAGGAGGATGGATCCGTCTCGCGGTGTACTTGCACTCAACAGCTGATCACAAAGGATGCTCGTGGTGTGGACTACAGCCGCTACCACGCACACAAACTGTATCACCATTGCAAATGCTGTGACCGTAGGCccgcttcttttctctgCCTTCACTGCCTCACAGCTTTGTGCCCCTCCCACGTCACACGCCACTACAATGATTCCATTCCTGCAGTGGGTAAAAGTAAGAGGGGGGCGTCGAGTGTGTGTGAAACCATGGATGACGAGGAGACAGGACGCAATGCGGTAGGTGCATGCTCTCTGTTTATCAACATACTCGACATCATGACAAGTTTTGACCGTGTTTACTGGTGCGAGCCGTGCCAGAGCTTCACCTGGCGCTACACAGAGGTGTACGACCCGTTGGTTGATCAACTTGCAGCCACACGCGGTACCTACCTTGAGGATCCTGTGCGTGATATTGCTTGTGTAGGTTACGAGGTACAAATAAAGTGCTACGGTGAGGCACAGCCCTCATTCTGCGGCCGTACTAGTGCCCATTCTTCTGTACTGCGGGATCGTCCGCTTGTCAACCGTAACGCCTTACAGACTGATATTGCACTTTTTTATCCTCCAAACGCGGGTCAAGACGTAACGCCCACGGAAGGTGGTAGCGCGGCAATCAGTGGCACCATCGAATGCGGCTTGGGCTCCCCGAGGCTGGTGGGTAGTGCATCACCATTACCTCGCTGTTCCGCAATGGAAGACACTCTACACGTGGGTGTGACAGCACCAAAGCTGATTTCACTAGGTGCGAAGGTACAAGGCTGGCGTGCAACACAAGAGGATGCCGAGGCGGCCTTCGTTATTAGCATACCTTGCCTCTCTGACACACCCGATACAGGGGCCGACGACGATAAAGCGGAGGAAACGATTGCGGCCCGCGAGTCTAATGATGCTGTGGCCATGGCAGTTTTTTGTGTCTTTGATGGACATGGTGGTGATGCGGTGGCAAAGCTGGCGGCAAGCCGGTTTGAGTCACACCTCCGCAAAGCAGTATGTTCAGTGCGGCACGACGAGGCGGAGGCGAGTGCAGTTCTCCGCCGCGTGGATCAGGAGTCGACCACACCTCAGTACTCTGTAAGCGAGGCCTCACCCTTGCGGCCTCGGGAAAGCGGGTGTTTTCCTCAGCTCAGCAGCAATGATGTTAACAGTGGCGCTGCATTGGGAGACGTTGGTGTCCGCTCAGTCTCCAACGTAACTGTTGAAATGGTGCGGCAACTTACGGAAGGTAGCGCTGACAAGTCCGTCGCTCGGGGAAGCGCCGCTGACCACTCGGAGACTTCAGACACATGTCATGGTTTGTCAGCCTCACCAACTGTCTCCCGACGTGAAATGGAGGCCCTCAGGTTGTACTTTGCTGGCATAATGGAGGAGGCGCTTCTGTCACTCGACGATGAGCTGCGGAGCAGCGACGAAGGCCGCCGTGGCGACTACAATTGCACTGGCTGCACAGCCTGCGTCGTGGGAATCACAACAAACTTCATTCTATGCGCGAATATTGGGGACAGCGGTGCAGCCTTCTATACACCACAAGATATAGTACCCATCAGCATCACGCACCGCACAACGGATCCAGGAGAAAGGGCTCGTATTAACGCTGCGGGATACACATTGGTGGAGCACCGCATCGAGGGACTATTGGCTGTGTCTCGTGCATTGGGCGATTACGACTTTAAGCAGTGTGGTGGCCGTGGTCCGCGGGAGCAAGCCGTAACTGCAGTGCCTGACGTGACGATTATGCCGGTGCCACCTGCTGCCGCAGTGGGTCGATGGGGCGTCGTTGTGGCGTGTGACGGGGTGTGGGACACTTTAACTCCCCATCAGGTCCATCATGCCATTATGAATACGCCAAATGACTTGGAAGTGGCGAGCTCTGCCACCGAGGTAGTTATCCGGGCGCGGGAGATGGCGTATGCATCACAAAAAGAGGGCGATAAAAGTCATATTAACACAGAAAAATATCGTTGTGGTGCAGATGGCGAACGTGAGAATGGTGGATCCAAAACTGTTGATAACGTATGGGGCGGCAAGTGCTGTCACGGTGGAGCATCTGGGGCCTCAATTGACGCGCTACTTCTTACCTCTGCCGCCGGTATTTTCGCGCAGTGCGTGGCTCCAGTAGACAACGAAGAAGGTGTCGGAATGGACAACTGCAGTCTGTTTCTAATTGAGCAACGGTGA